A genomic segment from Pelobates fuscus isolate aPelFus1 chromosome 7, aPelFus1.pri, whole genome shotgun sequence encodes:
- the LOC134569292 gene encoding oocyte zinc finger protein XlCOF7.1-like, with protein sequence MVNIHPKPFSYSECGKCFVRNVAFVSHQRTHTGEKPFSCSECGKRFGYHSNLLSHQRTHTGEKPFACSECGKCFGHHSTLRIHQITHTGKKPFSCSECDKCFVTKAELVIHQRTHTGEKPFSCSECGKRFGHYSNLLKHKRTHTGEKPFACSECGKCFVENTNLVHHQRTHTGEKPFSCSECGKCFVTKAVLVCHQRTHTGEKPFSCSECGKCFGYRSHLLRHQITHTGEKPFSCSECGKCFGNHSTLRTHQITHTGKKPFSCSECDKCFFTKAELVSHQRTHTGEKPFSCSECGKCFVTTAVLVSHQRTHTGEKPFSCSECGKCFVTKSDLVRHQRTHTGEKPFACSECGKCFVKNTNLVHHQRTHTGEKPFSCSECGKCFVKNTNLVHHQRTHTGEKPFSCSECGKCFGHRSHLVIHQRNHTGEKPFSCSECGKCFVKNTDLVRHQRTHTGEKPFSCSDCGKCFVTKAYLVSHQRTHTGEKPFSCSECGKCFVTKAYLVSHQRTHTGEKPFSCSECGKCFVTKAYLVRHQRTHTGEKPFACSECGKCFVQNTDLVHHQRTHTGEKPFSCSECGKCFVIKAYLVRHQRTHTGEKPFSCSECGKCFGYHSTLRAHQITHTGKKPFSCSECDKCFVTKAELVSHQRTHTGEKPFSCSECGKRFGHYSNLLKHQRTHTGEKPFACSECGKCFVKNSDIVCHQVTHTGEVILE encoded by the coding sequence ATGGTAAACATACACCCCAAACCTTTCTCGtattctgaatgtggaaaatgttttgtcagaAATGTAGCttttgtcagtcatcagagaactcacacaggagagaaacccttctcctgttctgaatgtggaaaacgtTTTGGGTATCATTCAAATCTTcttagtcatcagagaactcacacaggagagaaaccgttcgcatgttctgaatgtggaaaatgttttgggcatcACTCAACTCTTCGTATACATCAGATAACTCACACAGGAAAGAAACCgttctcgtgttctgaatgtgaCAAATGTTTTGTCACAAAAGCAGAGCTTGTcattcatcagagaactcacacaggagagaaaccgttctcgtgttctgaatgtggtaAACGTTTTGGGCATTATTCAAATCTTCTTAAACataagagaactcacacaggagagaaaccgttcgcatgttctgaatgtggaaaatgttttgtggaAAATACAAATCTTGTccatcatcagagaactcacacaggagagaaacccttctcctgttctgaatgtggaaaatgttttgtcactaaAGCAGTGCTTgtctgtcatcagagaactcacacaggagagaaacccttctcctgttctgaatgtggaaaatgttttgggtaTCGTTCACATCTTCTTAGACATCAgataactcacacaggagagaaaccgttctcatgttctgaatgtggaaaatgttttggcaaTCACTCAACTCTTCGTACACATCAGATAACTCACACAGGAAAGAAACCattctcgtgttctgaatgtgaCAAATGTTTCTTCACAAAAGCAgagcttgtcagtcatcagagaacacacacaggagagaaaccgttttcgtgttctgaatgtggaaaatgttttgtcacaacAGCAgtgcttgtcagtcatcagagaactcacaccggagagaaaccgttctcctgttctgaatgtggaaaatgttttgtcaccaAATCAgatcttgtccgtcatcagagaactcacacaggagagaaaccgtttgcatgttctgaatgtggaaaatgttttgtcaaaaATACAAATCTTGTCCATCATcaaagaactcacacaggagagaaacccttctcctgttctgaatgtggaaaatgttttgtcaaaaATACAAATCTTGTccatcatcagagaactcacacaggagagaaaccgttctcatgttctgaatgtggaaaatgttttgggcatcGTTCACATCTTGTTATTCATCAGAGaaatcacacaggagagaaaccgttctcatgttctgaatgtggaaaatgttttgtcaaaaATACAgatcttgtccgtcatcagagaactcacacaggagagaaaccgttctcgtgTTCTgattgtggaaaatgttttgtcacaaaagcatatcttgtcagtcatcagagaactcacacaggagagaaacccttctcctgttctgaatgtggaaaatgttttgtcacaaaagcatatcttgtcagtcatcagagaactcacacaggagagaaacccttctcctgttctgaatgtggaaaatgttttgtcacaaaagcatatcttgtccgtcatcagagaactcacacaggagagaaaccgttcgcatgttctgaatgtggaaaatgttttgtccaaAATACAGATCTTGTccatcatcagagaactcacacaggagagaaacccttctcctgttctgaatgtggaaaatgttttgtcataaaagcatatcttgtccgtcatcagagaactcacacaggagagaaaccgttctcatgttctgaatgtggaaaatgttttggctaTCACTCAACTCTTCGTGCACATCAGATAACTCACACAGGAAAGAAACCgttctcgtgttctgaatgtgacaaatgttttgtcacaaaagcagagcttgtcagtcatcagagaactcacacaggagagaaaccgttctcgtgttctgaatgtggtaAACGTTTTGGGCATTATTCAAATCTTCTtaaacatcagagaactcacacaggagagaaaccgttcgcatgttctgaatgtggaaaatgttttgtcaaaaATTCAGATATTGTCTGTCATCAGGTAACTCACACAGGTGAGGTGATTTTAGAATGA